A region from the Rosa rugosa chromosome 6, drRosRugo1.1, whole genome shotgun sequence genome encodes:
- the LOC133718540 gene encoding sucrose synthase 2-like isoform X3: MGMKVVYILDQVWALENEMLLRIQKQGLDVIPKILIVTRLLPDAKGTTCNQRLERVSGTENTYILRVPFRTKNGILRKWISRFDVWPYLETFAEDASNEIAAELQGVPDLIIGNYSDGNLVATLLSYKLGITQCNIAHALEKTKYPDSDIFWKSYEDKYHLSSQFTADLIAMNNADFIITSTYQEIAGRSMLDSMRATQLSLFLGCIELFTGDFAYNYLSGTILKEWTSSLQ, from the exons ATGGGAATGAAG GTTGTTTATATACTGGATCAAGTGTGGGCCCTGGAGAATGAGATGCTTCTTAGAATACAGAAGCAAGGACTGGATGTTATTCCAAAGATTCTGATT GTTACTCGACTGCTACCTGATGCAAAAGGAACAACATGCAACCAGAGATTGGAAAGAGTTAGTGGTACAGAAAACACATATATCTTGCGGGTACCCTTCAGGACTAAGAATGGAATTCTCCGGAAATGGATTTCAAGGTTTGATGTCTGGCCTTACTTGGAGACCTTTGCAGAG GATGCATCAAACGAAATTGCTGCTGAGCTACAGGGTGTTCCAGATCTGATCATTGGAAACTACAGTGATGGAAATCTTGTTGCAACTTTGTTATCTTATAAACTAGGAATCACACAG TGCAACATTGCTCATGCATTGGAGAAGACAAAGTACCCAGATTCTGATATATTTTGGAAAAGCTATGAGGACAAGTACCATTTGTCAAGTCAATTCACCGCCGATCTCATTGCAATGAACAATGCAGATTTCATAATCACCAGTACATACCAAGAGATTGCGGGAAG ATCAATGTTGGACAGTATGAGAGCCACACAGCTTTCACTCTTCCTGGGCTGTATCGAGTTGTTCACGGG TGATTTTGCTTACAACTATCTTAGTGGTACAATACTAAAGGAATGGACTTCAAGCTTGCAGTGA
- the LOC133718540 gene encoding sucrose synthase 2-like isoform X5, whose amino-acid sequence MGMKVVYILDQVWALENEMLLRIQKQGLDVIPKILIVTRLLPDAKGTTCNQRLERVSGTENTYILRVPFRTKNGILRKWISRFDVWPYLETFAEDASNEIAAELQGVPDLIIGNYSDGNLVATLLSYKLGITQCNIAHALEKTKYPDSDIFWKSYEDKYHLSSQFTADLIAMNNADFIITSTYQEIAGSQINVGQYESHTAFTLPGLYRVVHG is encoded by the exons ATGGGAATGAAG GTTGTTTATATACTGGATCAAGTGTGGGCCCTGGAGAATGAGATGCTTCTTAGAATACAGAAGCAAGGACTGGATGTTATTCCAAAGATTCTGATT GTTACTCGACTGCTACCTGATGCAAAAGGAACAACATGCAACCAGAGATTGGAAAGAGTTAGTGGTACAGAAAACACATATATCTTGCGGGTACCCTTCAGGACTAAGAATGGAATTCTCCGGAAATGGATTTCAAGGTTTGATGTCTGGCCTTACTTGGAGACCTTTGCAGAG GATGCATCAAACGAAATTGCTGCTGAGCTACAGGGTGTTCCAGATCTGATCATTGGAAACTACAGTGATGGAAATCTTGTTGCAACTTTGTTATCTTATAAACTAGGAATCACACAG TGCAACATTGCTCATGCATTGGAGAAGACAAAGTACCCAGATTCTGATATATTTTGGAAAAGCTATGAGGACAAGTACCATTTGTCAAGTCAATTCACCGCCGATCTCATTGCAATGAACAATGCAGATTTCATAATCACCAGTACATACCAAGAGATTGCGGGAAG CCAGATCAATGTTGGACAGTATGAGAGCCACACAGCTTTCACTCTTCCTGGGCTGTATCGAGTTGTTCACGGG TGA
- the LOC133718540 gene encoding sucrose synthase 2-like isoform X4 → MLLRIQKQGLDVIPKILIVTRLLPDAKGTTCNQRLERVSGTENTYILRVPFRTKNGILRKWISRFDVWPYLETFAEDASNEIAAELQGVPDLIIGNYSDGNLVATLLSYKLGITQCNIAHALEKTKYPDSDIFWKSYEDKYHLSSQFTADLIAMNNADFIITSTYQEIAGSQINVGQYESHTAFTLPGLYRVVHGVDFFDPKFNIVSPGADMCILASKPILN, encoded by the exons ATGCTTCTTAGAATACAGAAGCAAGGACTGGATGTTATTCCAAAGATTCTGATT GTTACTCGACTGCTACCTGATGCAAAAGGAACAACATGCAACCAGAGATTGGAAAGAGTTAGTGGTACAGAAAACACATATATCTTGCGGGTACCCTTCAGGACTAAGAATGGAATTCTCCGGAAATGGATTTCAAGGTTTGATGTCTGGCCTTACTTGGAGACCTTTGCAGAG GATGCATCAAACGAAATTGCTGCTGAGCTACAGGGTGTTCCAGATCTGATCATTGGAAACTACAGTGATGGAAATCTTGTTGCAACTTTGTTATCTTATAAACTAGGAATCACACAG TGCAACATTGCTCATGCATTGGAGAAGACAAAGTACCCAGATTCTGATATATTTTGGAAAAGCTATGAGGACAAGTACCATTTGTCAAGTCAATTCACCGCCGATCTCATTGCAATGAACAATGCAGATTTCATAATCACCAGTACATACCAAGAGATTGCGGGAAG CCAGATCAATGTTGGACAGTATGAGAGCCACACAGCTTTCACTCTTCCTGGGCTGTATCGAGTTGTTCACGGGGTTGATTTTTTTGATCCTAAGTTTAATATTGTGTCTCCAGGAGCAGATATGTGCATATTGGCATCGAAACCCATCTTGAACTAG
- the LOC133718540 gene encoding sucrose synthase 2-like isoform X1, protein MGMKVVYILDQVWALENEMLLRIQKQGLDVIPKILIVTRLLPDAKGTTCNQRLERVSGTENTYILRVPFRTKNGILRKWISRFDVWPYLETFAEDASNEIAAELQGVPDLIIGNYSDGNLVATLLSYKLGITQCNIAHALEKTKYPDSDIFWKSYEDKYHLSSQFTADLIAMNNADFIITSTYQEIAGSQINVGQYESHTAFTLPGLYRVVHGVDFFDPKFNIVSPGADMCILASKPILN, encoded by the exons ATGGGAATGAAG GTTGTTTATATACTGGATCAAGTGTGGGCCCTGGAGAATGAGATGCTTCTTAGAATACAGAAGCAAGGACTGGATGTTATTCCAAAGATTCTGATT GTTACTCGACTGCTACCTGATGCAAAAGGAACAACATGCAACCAGAGATTGGAAAGAGTTAGTGGTACAGAAAACACATATATCTTGCGGGTACCCTTCAGGACTAAGAATGGAATTCTCCGGAAATGGATTTCAAGGTTTGATGTCTGGCCTTACTTGGAGACCTTTGCAGAG GATGCATCAAACGAAATTGCTGCTGAGCTACAGGGTGTTCCAGATCTGATCATTGGAAACTACAGTGATGGAAATCTTGTTGCAACTTTGTTATCTTATAAACTAGGAATCACACAG TGCAACATTGCTCATGCATTGGAGAAGACAAAGTACCCAGATTCTGATATATTTTGGAAAAGCTATGAGGACAAGTACCATTTGTCAAGTCAATTCACCGCCGATCTCATTGCAATGAACAATGCAGATTTCATAATCACCAGTACATACCAAGAGATTGCGGGAAG CCAGATCAATGTTGGACAGTATGAGAGCCACACAGCTTTCACTCTTCCTGGGCTGTATCGAGTTGTTCACGGGGTTGATTTTTTTGATCCTAAGTTTAATATTGTGTCTCCAGGAGCAGATATGTGCATATTGGCATCGAAACCCATCTTGAACTAG
- the LOC133718540 gene encoding sucrose synthase 2-like isoform X2 → MGMKVVYILDQVWALENEMLLRIQKQGLDVIPKILIVTRLLPDAKGTTCNQRLERVSGTENTYILRVPFRTKNGILRKWISRFDVWPYLETFAEDASNEIAAELQGVPDLIIGNYSDGNLVATLLSYKLGITQCNIAHALEKTKYPDSDIFWKSYEDKYHLSSQFTADLIAMNNADFIITSTYQEIAGRSMLDSMRATQLSLFLGCIELFTGLIFLILSLILCLQEQICAYWHRNPS, encoded by the exons ATGGGAATGAAG GTTGTTTATATACTGGATCAAGTGTGGGCCCTGGAGAATGAGATGCTTCTTAGAATACAGAAGCAAGGACTGGATGTTATTCCAAAGATTCTGATT GTTACTCGACTGCTACCTGATGCAAAAGGAACAACATGCAACCAGAGATTGGAAAGAGTTAGTGGTACAGAAAACACATATATCTTGCGGGTACCCTTCAGGACTAAGAATGGAATTCTCCGGAAATGGATTTCAAGGTTTGATGTCTGGCCTTACTTGGAGACCTTTGCAGAG GATGCATCAAACGAAATTGCTGCTGAGCTACAGGGTGTTCCAGATCTGATCATTGGAAACTACAGTGATGGAAATCTTGTTGCAACTTTGTTATCTTATAAACTAGGAATCACACAG TGCAACATTGCTCATGCATTGGAGAAGACAAAGTACCCAGATTCTGATATATTTTGGAAAAGCTATGAGGACAAGTACCATTTGTCAAGTCAATTCACCGCCGATCTCATTGCAATGAACAATGCAGATTTCATAATCACCAGTACATACCAAGAGATTGCGGGAAG ATCAATGTTGGACAGTATGAGAGCCACACAGCTTTCACTCTTCCTGGGCTGTATCGAGTTGTTCACGGGGTTGATTTTTTTGATCCTAAGTTTAATATTGTGTCTCCAGGAGCAGATATGTGCATATTGGCATCGAAACCCATCTTGA
- the LOC133718540 gene encoding sucrose synthase 2-like isoform X6, with amino-acid sequence MGMKVVYILDQVWALENEMLLRIQKQGLDVIPKILIVTRLLPDAKGTTCNQRLERVSGTENTYILRVPFRTKNGILRKWISRFDVWPYLETFAEDASNEIAAELQGVPDLIIGNYSDGNLVATLLSYKLGITQCNIAHALECSATLLMHWRRQSTQILIYFGKAMRTSTICQVNSPPISLQ; translated from the exons ATGGGAATGAAG GTTGTTTATATACTGGATCAAGTGTGGGCCCTGGAGAATGAGATGCTTCTTAGAATACAGAAGCAAGGACTGGATGTTATTCCAAAGATTCTGATT GTTACTCGACTGCTACCTGATGCAAAAGGAACAACATGCAACCAGAGATTGGAAAGAGTTAGTGGTACAGAAAACACATATATCTTGCGGGTACCCTTCAGGACTAAGAATGGAATTCTCCGGAAATGGATTTCAAGGTTTGATGTCTGGCCTTACTTGGAGACCTTTGCAGAG GATGCATCAAACGAAATTGCTGCTGAGCTACAGGGTGTTCCAGATCTGATCATTGGAAACTACAGTGATGGAAATCTTGTTGCAACTTTGTTATCTTATAAACTAGGAATCACACAG TGCAACATTGCTCATGCATTGGAGTGCAGTGCAACATTGCTCATGCATTGGAGAAGACAAAGTACCCAGATTCTGATATATTTTGGAAAAGCTATGAGGACAAGTACCATTTGTCAAGTCAATTCACCGCCGATCTCATTGCAATGA
- the LOC133715789 gene encoding receptor-like protein 7 isoform X1: protein MMGLSQCLFLFLIFFFKGCNTSTSHEQPSYCPDEESSALLQFKHSFTINASASGLEGAYPKVLSWKQAQGGNNTSCCTWDGVECDEKTGHVIGLDLSSSYLYGSINSNSSLFCLVHLQRLNLADNDFKYSQIPSTIRNLPMLTQLDLSFSVFAGQVPSQLSQLVKLSLLNLSSNTEPSSGVGLLKLDGSNFRNLVQNLTSLEHLRLRYINISSTIPHSMANLSFLTTLDLHQCELFGDFPVTIFHFQNLKNLYLRDNQDLIGYLPEFNQSSRLTTLDVHGTRFSGNFPSSIGKINSLKQLDVAACNFSAGLIPSSLGNLRQLTYLDISANKFGGPIPDSFSNLTKLTTFRISTSPTTGPVPSWIGNFSKLVYLDFAYSGLNSSIPASFSNLTNLEILYLQYNDLRGTVEFQTFRNSQNLNQLDLNANNLEFLTDSVIMNATVPQFKLLGLTRCNLTQFPYFLRYQKNLQYLYLDQNKIHGQVPKWMWNMSTESLKYFDLGHNLLSGFEQLPVVLPWINLQFLSLSSNIFYGPLPIPAASTSYYEVRDNNFAGEVPPGICNMSSLLVLDASNNNFSGMIPQCFGNFSDHLILLLLGNNSFHGTLPQTYTNKSNLRKLDVSQNQLQGQLPRSLANCLMLEILILSNNNLSDVFPFWLATLPELKLLAMRRNGFHGVIGKPENNQRFPKLRILDMSYNNFTGQFLAEHIFFEYAMRPNMTVRQTTYMGADIRYETARGEFTFHFGATITITSKGLDRYYSEIQEAFAVIDISCNKFEGKIDEWIGNLQGLRSLNVSNNLLTGGIPSSLGNLTDLESLDLSNNKLSGEIPEQLAQLTFLAQFNVSHNNLTGPIPSGTQLRGFNATAYEGNSALCGDPLPKKCGNSNTPAQLPPSATEDNSSGSAIEFDWIFVLAGYGSGLVIGVVLADVAITQRPVLFLQIVGTSIILMEKITSWKRSGRYI from the exons ATGATGGGGTTATCCCAGTGcttgtttctgtttttgatcTTTTTCTTCAAGGGATGCAACACCAGTACTTCCCATGAG CAGCCATCTTATTGTCCTGATGAGGAAAGTTCTGCGTTGCTACAATTCAAGCACAGCTTTACTATCAACGCATCTGCTTCGGGTTTAGAGGGTGCTTATCCGAAAGTGTTGTCATGGAAACAAGCTCAAGGAGGAAACAACACCAGCTGCTGCACATGGGATGGGGTTGAGTGTGACGAAAAGACGGGTCATGTGATTGGGCTTGATCTTAGTAGCAGTTATCTCTACGGCTCTATCAACTCCAACAGCTCCCTCTTCTGTCTTGTTCACCTTCAGAGGCTCAACCTTGCTGATAACGACTTCAAATACTCTCAAATTCCTTCAACTATTAGGAATCTTCCTATGCTCACCCAACTCGACCTCTCTTTCTCCGTCTTTGCTGGTCAAGTCCCTTCTCAACTTTCACAGTTGGTTAAGTTGTCACTCCTCAATCTTTCTTCAAATACCGAACCTTCTTCTGGTGTAGGATTGTTGAAACTTGATGGATCCAATTTCAGAAATCTAGTTCAAAACTTAACCAGTCTAGAACATCTTCGTCTCCGTTACATCAACATATCTTCGACAATACCTCATTCCATGGCCAATTTATCATTTTTGACAACCCTCGACTTACATCAGTGTGAGTTGTTTGGAGACTTCCCGGTAACAATTTTCCACTTCCAAAACTTGAAAAATCTTTATCTGAGAGACAACCAAGATCTCATTGGTTATTTGCCTGAATTTAATCAAAGTAGTCGTCTCACAACACTAGATGTTCATGGAACTAGATTTTCAGGGAACTTTCCTTCTTCCATCGGAAAGATTAATTCTTTGAAGCAGTTGGATGTGGCTGCATGCAATTTTTCAGCAGGGTTGATACCATCTTCTCTAGGTAATCTTAGACAGCTCACATATCTAGACATTTCAGCaaacaaatttggaggtccaattCCTGATTCTTTTTCAAACCTTACAAAATTGACTACTTTTAGGATTAGTACAAGTCCAACTACTGGTCCGGTCCCATCTTGGATAGGTAACTTCAGCAAACTAGTTTACCTAGATTTTGCATATAGTGGACTGAATAGTTCAATTCCTGCGTCATTTTCCAATCTCACGAATCTTGAGATTCTTTATCTTCAGTACAATGACCTGAGAGGTACAGTGGAGTTTCAAACATTTCGAAACTCACAAAATCTCAATCAACTCGATCTAAATGCTAATAATCTGGAATTTCTCACTGATTCCGTGATTATGAATGCAACAGTTCCACAGTTCAAGCTTCTAGGATTGACTAGATGCAACTTGACACAGTTCCCATATTTCTTAAGATATCAAAAAAATTTGCAGTATTTGTACCTTGATCAAAACAAAATCCATGGCCAAGTACCGAAATGGATGTGGAACATGAGCACCGAAAGTTTGAAGTACTTCGACCTTGGCCATAACCTCCTTTCAGGCTTTGAGCAACTTCCAGTTGTGCTTCCTTGGATTAACTTACAATTTTTAAGTCTTTCGTCCAACATATTCTATGGGCCACTCCCAATACCGGCAGCATCCACTAGTTACTATGAAGTTCGGGATAACAACTTTGCTGGAGAAGTTCCACCAGGGATCTGCAATATGAGTTCTCTTCTGGTCCTTGATGCGTCTAATAACAACTTCAGTGGCATGATTCCTCAGTGTTTCGGAAACTTTAGTGACCATCTGATACTTCTGCTGCTTGGAAATAACTCATTTCATGGCACTCTTCCTCAAACATACACCAACAAAAGCAACTTGAGGAAACTTGATGTGAGTCAAAATCAATTGCAAGGGCAACTACCGAGGTCATTGGCTAATTGTCTGATGCTTGAGATTTTGATTCTGTCAAACAATAACTTGAGTGATGTTTTCCCCTTTTGGTTGGCAACTCTTCCCGAGTTAAAACTTTTGGCAATGCGGCGTAATGGGTTCCATGGAGTGATAGGAAAGCCTGAAAACAATCAACGGTTCCCGAAGTTGCGTATTTTAGATATGTCTTATAACAATTTCACTGGCCAGTTTCTAGCTGAGCACATCTTCTTTGAGTATGCCATGAGACCAAATATGACTGTCAGGCAGACAACATACATGGGGGCTGACATCAGATACGAAACTGCTCGTGGTGAATTCACTTTCCATTTTGGTGCCACGATTACAATAACGAGTAAAGGTCTGGATAGATACTATTCAGAGATTCAAGAAGCCTTTGCAGTCATTGATATCTCATGCAACAAATTTGAAGGGAAGATTGATGAATGGATTGGGAATCTACAAGGGCTTCGCTCGCTGAATGTTTCCAATAACCTTCTCACCGGTGGGATCCCATCATCTTTGGGAAATTTAACAGATCTCGAATCACTGGACCTTTCGAATAACAAGCTCTCAGGAGAGATCCCCGAGCAACTAGCGCAACTGACATTCCTTGCACAATTCAATGTCTCTCACAACAATCTCACAGGTCCTATACCGAGTGGAACCCAACTCAGGGGGTTTAATGCCACTGCTTATGAGGGAAACTCCGCACTGTGTGGAGATCCATTGCCAAAGAAATGTGGGAACTCTAATACCCCAGCTCAACTGCCACCTTCTGCAACAGAAGACAACAGTTCAGGGTCCGCAATTGAATTTGATTGGATTTTTGTGTTGGCCGGATACGGAAGTGGGTTGGTTATAGGAGTGGTACTTGCGGATGTAGCAATCACACAGAGGCCTGTGTTGTTTCTTCAGATAGTTGGAACATCGATCATTCTAATGGAAAAGATCACAAGCTGGAAGAGGTCTGGACGCTATATTTGA
- the LOC133715789 gene encoding receptor-like protein 7 isoform X2, whose protein sequence is MMGLSQCLFLFLIFFFKGCNTSTSHEPSYCPDEESSALLQFKHSFTINASASGLEGAYPKVLSWKQAQGGNNTSCCTWDGVECDEKTGHVIGLDLSSSYLYGSINSNSSLFCLVHLQRLNLADNDFKYSQIPSTIRNLPMLTQLDLSFSVFAGQVPSQLSQLVKLSLLNLSSNTEPSSGVGLLKLDGSNFRNLVQNLTSLEHLRLRYINISSTIPHSMANLSFLTTLDLHQCELFGDFPVTIFHFQNLKNLYLRDNQDLIGYLPEFNQSSRLTTLDVHGTRFSGNFPSSIGKINSLKQLDVAACNFSAGLIPSSLGNLRQLTYLDISANKFGGPIPDSFSNLTKLTTFRISTSPTTGPVPSWIGNFSKLVYLDFAYSGLNSSIPASFSNLTNLEILYLQYNDLRGTVEFQTFRNSQNLNQLDLNANNLEFLTDSVIMNATVPQFKLLGLTRCNLTQFPYFLRYQKNLQYLYLDQNKIHGQVPKWMWNMSTESLKYFDLGHNLLSGFEQLPVVLPWINLQFLSLSSNIFYGPLPIPAASTSYYEVRDNNFAGEVPPGICNMSSLLVLDASNNNFSGMIPQCFGNFSDHLILLLLGNNSFHGTLPQTYTNKSNLRKLDVSQNQLQGQLPRSLANCLMLEILILSNNNLSDVFPFWLATLPELKLLAMRRNGFHGVIGKPENNQRFPKLRILDMSYNNFTGQFLAEHIFFEYAMRPNMTVRQTTYMGADIRYETARGEFTFHFGATITITSKGLDRYYSEIQEAFAVIDISCNKFEGKIDEWIGNLQGLRSLNVSNNLLTGGIPSSLGNLTDLESLDLSNNKLSGEIPEQLAQLTFLAQFNVSHNNLTGPIPSGTQLRGFNATAYEGNSALCGDPLPKKCGNSNTPAQLPPSATEDNSSGSAIEFDWIFVLAGYGSGLVIGVVLADVAITQRPVLFLQIVGTSIILMEKITSWKRSGRYI, encoded by the exons ATGATGGGGTTATCCCAGTGcttgtttctgtttttgatcTTTTTCTTCAAGGGATGCAACACCAGTACTTCCCATGAG CCATCTTATTGTCCTGATGAGGAAAGTTCTGCGTTGCTACAATTCAAGCACAGCTTTACTATCAACGCATCTGCTTCGGGTTTAGAGGGTGCTTATCCGAAAGTGTTGTCATGGAAACAAGCTCAAGGAGGAAACAACACCAGCTGCTGCACATGGGATGGGGTTGAGTGTGACGAAAAGACGGGTCATGTGATTGGGCTTGATCTTAGTAGCAGTTATCTCTACGGCTCTATCAACTCCAACAGCTCCCTCTTCTGTCTTGTTCACCTTCAGAGGCTCAACCTTGCTGATAACGACTTCAAATACTCTCAAATTCCTTCAACTATTAGGAATCTTCCTATGCTCACCCAACTCGACCTCTCTTTCTCCGTCTTTGCTGGTCAAGTCCCTTCTCAACTTTCACAGTTGGTTAAGTTGTCACTCCTCAATCTTTCTTCAAATACCGAACCTTCTTCTGGTGTAGGATTGTTGAAACTTGATGGATCCAATTTCAGAAATCTAGTTCAAAACTTAACCAGTCTAGAACATCTTCGTCTCCGTTACATCAACATATCTTCGACAATACCTCATTCCATGGCCAATTTATCATTTTTGACAACCCTCGACTTACATCAGTGTGAGTTGTTTGGAGACTTCCCGGTAACAATTTTCCACTTCCAAAACTTGAAAAATCTTTATCTGAGAGACAACCAAGATCTCATTGGTTATTTGCCTGAATTTAATCAAAGTAGTCGTCTCACAACACTAGATGTTCATGGAACTAGATTTTCAGGGAACTTTCCTTCTTCCATCGGAAAGATTAATTCTTTGAAGCAGTTGGATGTGGCTGCATGCAATTTTTCAGCAGGGTTGATACCATCTTCTCTAGGTAATCTTAGACAGCTCACATATCTAGACATTTCAGCaaacaaatttggaggtccaattCCTGATTCTTTTTCAAACCTTACAAAATTGACTACTTTTAGGATTAGTACAAGTCCAACTACTGGTCCGGTCCCATCTTGGATAGGTAACTTCAGCAAACTAGTTTACCTAGATTTTGCATATAGTGGACTGAATAGTTCAATTCCTGCGTCATTTTCCAATCTCACGAATCTTGAGATTCTTTATCTTCAGTACAATGACCTGAGAGGTACAGTGGAGTTTCAAACATTTCGAAACTCACAAAATCTCAATCAACTCGATCTAAATGCTAATAATCTGGAATTTCTCACTGATTCCGTGATTATGAATGCAACAGTTCCACAGTTCAAGCTTCTAGGATTGACTAGATGCAACTTGACACAGTTCCCATATTTCTTAAGATATCAAAAAAATTTGCAGTATTTGTACCTTGATCAAAACAAAATCCATGGCCAAGTACCGAAATGGATGTGGAACATGAGCACCGAAAGTTTGAAGTACTTCGACCTTGGCCATAACCTCCTTTCAGGCTTTGAGCAACTTCCAGTTGTGCTTCCTTGGATTAACTTACAATTTTTAAGTCTTTCGTCCAACATATTCTATGGGCCACTCCCAATACCGGCAGCATCCACTAGTTACTATGAAGTTCGGGATAACAACTTTGCTGGAGAAGTTCCACCAGGGATCTGCAATATGAGTTCTCTTCTGGTCCTTGATGCGTCTAATAACAACTTCAGTGGCATGATTCCTCAGTGTTTCGGAAACTTTAGTGACCATCTGATACTTCTGCTGCTTGGAAATAACTCATTTCATGGCACTCTTCCTCAAACATACACCAACAAAAGCAACTTGAGGAAACTTGATGTGAGTCAAAATCAATTGCAAGGGCAACTACCGAGGTCATTGGCTAATTGTCTGATGCTTGAGATTTTGATTCTGTCAAACAATAACTTGAGTGATGTTTTCCCCTTTTGGTTGGCAACTCTTCCCGAGTTAAAACTTTTGGCAATGCGGCGTAATGGGTTCCATGGAGTGATAGGAAAGCCTGAAAACAATCAACGGTTCCCGAAGTTGCGTATTTTAGATATGTCTTATAACAATTTCACTGGCCAGTTTCTAGCTGAGCACATCTTCTTTGAGTATGCCATGAGACCAAATATGACTGTCAGGCAGACAACATACATGGGGGCTGACATCAGATACGAAACTGCTCGTGGTGAATTCACTTTCCATTTTGGTGCCACGATTACAATAACGAGTAAAGGTCTGGATAGATACTATTCAGAGATTCAAGAAGCCTTTGCAGTCATTGATATCTCATGCAACAAATTTGAAGGGAAGATTGATGAATGGATTGGGAATCTACAAGGGCTTCGCTCGCTGAATGTTTCCAATAACCTTCTCACCGGTGGGATCCCATCATCTTTGGGAAATTTAACAGATCTCGAATCACTGGACCTTTCGAATAACAAGCTCTCAGGAGAGATCCCCGAGCAACTAGCGCAACTGACATTCCTTGCACAATTCAATGTCTCTCACAACAATCTCACAGGTCCTATACCGAGTGGAACCCAACTCAGGGGGTTTAATGCCACTGCTTATGAGGGAAACTCCGCACTGTGTGGAGATCCATTGCCAAAGAAATGTGGGAACTCTAATACCCCAGCTCAACTGCCACCTTCTGCAACAGAAGACAACAGTTCAGGGTCCGCAATTGAATTTGATTGGATTTTTGTGTTGGCCGGATACGGAAGTGGGTTGGTTATAGGAGTGGTACTTGCGGATGTAGCAATCACACAGAGGCCTGTGTTGTTTCTTCAGATAGTTGGAACATCGATCATTCTAATGGAAAAGATCACAAGCTGGAAGAGGTCTGGACGCTATATTTGA